TCCACCCATCCCCTGCTCCTCTCTCCGCCACGCCACCATCGAGATCCTCAAGCAGCTGCTCCTCTCCGATCTTCCTACCTCGATTGCCTCTCGGTAAGCCTTGATTCATCCCAAATCCCCTCTCAAATCGCGATTCCGTGCTGTTCGACGGTACTCATAGCGCATCAGATGCCCCGCGCGCGACCCCGTAGGATAGGACGGCTCCGAAAGGCGTCCGACCCAGCTGGTTTTGCGTTGTTGGGAATCTTCTGCGAGTAGCTTGATCAAGTAGTCGGCCTTGTAGTTAGGTCTGGTCTGTTTGGATTTCGGTCAAAGTTAGGGGTCGTCGAACTGGAAGTGCTTGTGGGGCAAGGGTGTTTGATCAAATTAGGCCCTAAATGCTCGATCATATAAATTCCTGAAGAATTTGGGTCATAGCTGAGGTTTCTGCCTCTGGATTCGTGGTCTCGTGGTTGATACTTCTATAATTAAGTTGATTATTAATGCAATTTGCCTACACACATTTTGTTTACATCTGTTTTGTTCTTGTAGTGTTAGACCAAGTAGTTGAAACCTGCCGACCAAGCTAGAACTTTTATCAAACGCAACTGGCATGCTATTCCTATCGGAGCTGTGGTGCGCTACTATTATGTGGTTCTGGAATGGTGAACTCCGTATAACTTCACTGTCTCTTCTTAACCAGATTTGGTGCCAGCCAGTGGTTTAGAGGGGTTATGCCACAGCAATTGATCTGAATTTGAAGATAAGCAGGACAGTATGGGTTCCTATCTAAGTGTTGCAAGCAGCACTGCTCGATCCGTGGATTCCGACAACGCAAGTGGAACAGTTTCCAATAAGAGGGCCAAGATAACCACGTATGACTGTGGGTCATATTCGAGGATAATTCCAACTCTTCCTGACGAGCTTTCGTTTCAAATTTTAGCAAGGATACCGCGGATTCATCATCTGAAGATGAAGATTGTTAGCCGAAACTGGAAGGCCGCGATCACCAGCTCTGAACTTGCCCAGGTGAGAAGAGAGCTTGGGTTAACTGAAGAATGGCTGTACATGCTGACCAAACTCGAGGCAAACAAGCTTGACTGCTATGCCCTCGATCCATCTTGCCAGAAGTGGCAAAGGTTGCCATCCATGCCTTCGTTCGTCAATGAGGAGGAATCTGGTGGCAGGACACGCTCTTCTGGGTTCCGGATGTGGAATGTTGTGGGCTCAAGCAGTAGGATTGCTGACTTCTTTAAGAGATGGTTTTGGCGCCGATATGGTTTGGACCAAATGCCCTTTTGTGGGTGCTCTGTCGGAGTTGCTGATGGTTGCTTGTATGTTTTGGGGGGATTTTCCAAAGCGGTTGCCTTGAATTGCGTATGGAGATATGATCCTTTTCTCAATTTGTGGCAGGAAGTTAACCCGATGATGTCTGGTAGGGCTTTCTCCAAGGCATCATTGCTGGGGAGTAAGTTATATGTGGTTGGTGGAGTTAGTAGAGGTCGGAATGGTTTGCTTCCTCTACGATCGGGTGAAGTGCTTGATCCTAAAACTGGCCTATGGAGTGAGTTGCCGGAAATGCCTTTTGTGAAAGCACAGGTATTGCCCACGGCTTTCTTGGCTGATGTGCTGAAGCCTATTGCCACTGGAATGGCTTCCTATAAAGGGAAGCTATATGTTCCTCAGAGCCTGTACTCATGGCCATTCTTTTTCGATATTGGAGGTGAAATCTATGACTCGGAACTAAACTCTTGGACAACGATGCCAGATGGTCTTGGTGACGGATGGCCGGCAAGACAAGCAGGCACAAAATTAGGTGTTGTGGTTAACGATGAGCTTTATACATTGGAGCCTTCCAGCTCCTTGGACAGTGGCCAGATAAAGAAGTATGATTCTGAAGAAGATGTCTGGAGAACCATTGTACCACAGGTTCCAGTTCATGATTTCACCGACGCGGAGTCTCCTTATTTACTGGCTGGCCTTCAAGGAAAGCTCCATGTAATAACAAAAGACGCAAACAATAATCTCCAGATTATGCAAGTTGCACTGCAGAATAACACGGAAAACAATGCATCTGAAGAAAATGCCTTATGGAACACGGTGGCTTCGAGGAATTTTGGGGCTGCTGAACTCATTAGCTGCCAGGTTCTCGATGTGTAAAATGGGAGCTGCTGCTGATACTTAAGAGACTTTTTTGTAAGAAATACTTGTAGTCATTGCAATC
This region of Lolium rigidum isolate FL_2022 unplaced genomic scaffold, APGP_CSIRO_Lrig_0.1 contig_33705_1, whole genome shotgun sequence genomic DNA includes:
- the LOC124681086 gene encoding F-box/kelch-repeat protein At1g22040-like; the protein is MGSYLSVASSTARSVDSDNASGTVSNKRAKITTYDCGSYSRIIPTLPDELSFQILARIPRIHHLKMKIVSRNWKAAITSSELAQVRRELGLTEEWLYMLTKLEANKLDCYALDPSCQKWQRLPSMPSFVNEEESGGRTRSSGFRMWNVVGSSSRIADFFKRWFWRRYGLDQMPFCGCSVGVADGCLYVLGGFSKAVALNCVWRYDPFLNLWQEVNPMMSGRAFSKASLLGSKLYVVGGVSRGRNGLLPLRSGEVLDPKTGLWSELPEMPFVKAQVLPTAFLADVLKPIATGMASYKGKLYVPQSLYSWPFFFDIGGEIYDSELNSWTTMPDGLGDGWPARQAGTKLGVVVNDELYTLEPSSSLDSGQIKKYDSEEDVWRTIVPQVPVHDFTDAESPYLLAGLQGKLHVITKDANNNLQIMQVALQNNTENNASEENALWNTVASRNFGAAELISCQVLDV